In one window of Vulpes vulpes isolate BD-2025 chromosome 1, VulVul3, whole genome shotgun sequence DNA:
- the MRPL14 gene encoding large ribosomal subunit protein uL14m isoform X2 — protein MQFKNNHFVKIGGFAMAFFAGLWGPFTHASRAFSQRSFSTTGSFSAIQKMTRVRVVDNSALGNTPYHRPPRCIHVYNKSGVGKVGDRILLAIKGQKKKALIVGHRMPGPQMTPRFDSNNVVLIEDNGNPVGTRIKTPIPTSLRQREGEFSKVLAIAQNFV, from the exons ATGCAATTTAAGAACAATCATTTTGTCAAGATAGGAG GATTTGCCATGGCTTTTTttgctgggctctggggccccTTCACTCATGCAAGCAGAGCATTCAGCCAGCGCAGTTTCAG caCCACTGGGAGCTTCAGTGCAATTCAGAAGATGACGCGGGTCCGTGTGGTGGACAACAGTGCCCTGGGGAATACTCCATACCATCGCCCTCCTCGTTGCATCCATGTTTATAACAAGAGTGGGGTGGGCAAGGTGGGTGACCGGATACTGCTGGCCATCAAGGGACAGAAGAAAAAGGCGCTCATTGTGGGGCATCGCATGCCTGGCCCCCAGATGACCCCCAGGTTCGACTCCAACAATGTGGTCCTCATTGAGGACAATGGTAACCCTGTGGGCACTCGAATTAAGACACCCATCCCTACCAGTCTTCGCCAGAGGGAAGGCGAATTTTCCAAGGTGCTGGCCATTGCTCAGAACTTTGTGTGA
- the MRPL14 gene encoding large ribosomal subunit protein uL14m isoform X1, which translates to MAFFAGLWGPFTHASRAFSQRSFSTTGSFSAIQKMTRVRVVDNSALGNTPYHRPPRCIHVYNKSGVGKVGDRILLAIKGQKKKALIVGHRMPGPQMTPRFDSNNVVLIEDNGNPVGTRIKTPIPTSLRQREGEFSKVLAIAQNFV; encoded by the exons ATGGCTTTTTttgctgggctctggggccccTTCACTCATGCAAGCAGAGCATTCAGCCAGCGCAGTTTCAG caCCACTGGGAGCTTCAGTGCAATTCAGAAGATGACGCGGGTCCGTGTGGTGGACAACAGTGCCCTGGGGAATACTCCATACCATCGCCCTCCTCGTTGCATCCATGTTTATAACAAGAGTGGGGTGGGCAAGGTGGGTGACCGGATACTGCTGGCCATCAAGGGACAGAAGAAAAAGGCGCTCATTGTGGGGCATCGCATGCCTGGCCCCCAGATGACCCCCAGGTTCGACTCCAACAATGTGGTCCTCATTGAGGACAATGGTAACCCTGTGGGCACTCGAATTAAGACACCCATCCCTACCAGTCTTCGCCAGAGGGAAGGCGAATTTTCCAAGGTGCTGGCCATTGCTCAGAACTTTGTGTGA